The Phragmites australis chromosome 1, lpPhrAust1.1, whole genome shotgun sequence genomic interval ttATATGATCTggcgattgctttgtcttggttcctAGGTCTTCCTAAAGCGTCTTTGGTTAATTACGCCCGTCTCTTCAGgttacctccgattaagctgcgcTAATAGTCGTCATATGGAGGTCATCTCCGAGTCTGTAAGACTGTAGTTACACGCAACAAATACCAAGCGATGTAAGCCTTAGAAATGAGAGCAGTAAAGAAACGGGataacagtctagcatgagcttttGGGACTGTTACCCCAGATCATCATCGGCCGCGTATGGCCTCAGCATCATGTATGTAAAAGAGGTGAGCTAGGAGCGTAGTACGACACGTAGCTTCTACCGAAAGCGGCAGCGAAGCCACAACCAGAAGCTCCGACGtcgtgcttgactcactaactcCCTTTTCGGGTCTCGGATTTGTCCTCATCGGCCATCTTCGAAGGCAACCGGCAATGAGCCACACAGGCAAAAGCCACAAAAGCGAGGGTGATCACTGTGGCCCACGAAGGCTCTTGCTGCAATGGCACTATATTTTCTGATGAGTCACAAAGGCGACGATGAGCCATGAAGGCGATAAGCCACATAGGCAAAAGGGTAATCACAATGAGCTGCTTCCCTGATAGAGAACAGTAGCTCAACTCCAATAGTTGACAGGAGGGCAGTAACATGATGAGCAGCCACATTTCTTTTTAGTTATTGAAGAAAAGCATCCTCAAAGCTGTATGCTAGCCCAATCAGAAAGGAGTCGAGCTCATCAAAGCCATAGAGAGGTGAATGAAAAAGCATCACAACTCATCCAGTAAGAGGCAACGGAAGGGGCATGATCAAGGATCAGAGTCAACACTTCATCATCATGCACACGTACCAAAGCCAGCAGCAAtagtcactactacagaaaaccctatcactgccgactctaaAGTAGCCTTCACTGCCAATTTTAGAGCCAGCAGTgggcaacaggcagtgatagtcgccGGCCCAGacaccgacagtgaaggggttatcactgtcgactGAAGGCTTCAGCCAGTAGTGATACAATATGCCCCCGATTCATTTTTTGGACcggaaaaactaaaaaaaataaataagtttTGCACTCGAGGAACCCCACAccatcgcaagtcacaagtcacgcgattttcGCGCGAAATACTTACACGTGCGGTTCGTGGCACTTGAACCTGAGACCTCTCAGCTCACGCGATATATCCTTACCATTCCACTATAGAAATACTTGTGATAACAGTAGTatatgcaatcattttgatctcttctgtttgagacttcaaatgattatttggacatataaatgacttcaaatgaaaaggttttcaactacaaagttgtagatctcgtcgagggctacaattttcatataaattttgtccctatccgacttcgtattgaaaagttatgaatttttgaagataagttgtcatccattatcactgctggttcgtaacacgagctgacagtgatacccGACCTGGCACTATTCACCCGACCAGTCACTGCTCACccgttatcactaccggttcttctTATGAGCCAGCAATGATACCCATTATCACTTCTGATCCATAacacgagccgacagtgatacttacgaactatcactgtcagttcatggttagagccagcagtgatagtcaaggtttcactgccggctcataacACGAACAggcagtgatgatggagctgggcatcactgcaggctcaagccatcggccagcagtgatgacccttatcactgccggttcataagtcaTGATAATTGATTCTCCTGTGCGGCTtctaagccgacagtgatacctcAAACATCTATCGGCTCATtaggaaccggtagtgatgggtcAGCATATAAAATCAATTTTATAGTAGTGAGGCCCCAAACATCTGTATCAAACCGGCAAGAGAGAGACTAGCATGTGCCATCTTTGACATCAAAGTGAAAGGGGCATCGCATATGAATTGAGAAGCTGCCCATAGGTGCATCAGAACAATATAACAACAGAGGGTAGCATCATAGGTATTATTAGCTTAGCCCTAAGAGGGAACAGAAGGGCAGCAAGCAACCAACAGCCTCATCTCACCATGAACATAAACCAAGAACAAGCAATCCTGATGAACCTCCCTGGGCGACAATGCCATCAGTAACACATGTAACCATGATCTAATCAATATGACTGGAAACAGGATAATCACAACCGGGCTCAAATACAGGGAGCACAGCTGCACATCAAGCATTAGGGCCACAAAGAGCGCAGCCTCAACACATAACGTCACCAGAACAGACAGCGACACCACCATGAGCCAAGACGCAGCAGCCGAGCTTACACAAAGAAAGCACAACGGCGAGCACAAAGGCTATCGCGACTCGTGGCCAGAGCTCGAAGTCCACTAGCGCATGGCTGGAGTGCAAGACTTCGACGGCGCACGGCTGGAACCCAGTGCTTCTTACAGCACACGCACGACACTATAGCCGGCCAGCAACACACGACGGGCAAGCACAAACGCAAGCCCTGTAGTGACCAAGATGACGACGTGCGGTAGCACCACAACACGATGGTCGGGGACAAGCACATGCGCACCTCAGCACGATGGCCGGCCACAATCAcagagagaaaaggaaaagagcacACGGCATggccggagcaccggctacgacgACACGGCTGGGCTAAGCTTGATGGCGTGACAGTCTTACCTTGCTGATGGCGGTGATGGGGCTGCAGCTTCTTGAATCGATGGCGACGGCGAATCGCAGCAGAGCTTCTGCGCCGCAAGGCCTCCGATGATGGGGCAGCAGGGCCTCTGGGCCGTTTCCTCATCGGTGGTGGCGGTAGCAGGGGGCTCCACCCGAGccccttcttccttctctgtGCAGGGTGGCAGCACAGGGCCTCGACGGCCATGGCCTCCAGCCTTTTCtcccttcggcctcctccgtgGTAGGACCTCAACGCGACTGGGCAGCAATGGGCAGTATGGCCGGCTCGACAGCCATGGCCTCCGGCCTTTTCTCCCCTCAGCCTCCTCTGTGGGCGGCGGCATAGGGCCTTGCCCTCCACTCCTCTTCTGTGCGCCCCCTGCTCCTCCCTTCGCCCCCCGGAACAGATCGATCctccctctccttatataggcAAAGGAATAAAGATCGAGTTTGTTGCAATTTGGGGTAAATCGGGAAGAGATAAGCAGGGGATCGGTTAGGATTCGATTTTGATTCCGTTTGAGAGCTTCTAGATGATTTTTCCCTTGGTATTTGATCCGGATTCGGGGGGATTTGTTGCCGCTCGGTTTGGTTTCGGTTGAAGGAGATAGAGGCAGCTGCTCCTGTGTGCCATTCGACCAAAGGTAGGAGGAGATAAGGGACACCTGGGCCAGGTCAGCTGGGCtgcagagagaagaagaaagagcgTGAGCTAGGAGAAAAGAAAGCAGCCCATTGGTCTTACTTCttctattctctctctctctctctctctctctctctctctctctctctctctctctctctctctctctctctctctatttatatatgtgtatgtatttgATGACAACATGATAACTCCTCTTATAAGCTACATGGAGGACTATGGTATGAGCATAAGAAATTACATCCATTTAACTCTAGTCCAGCACTGCATTTCGTTTGCACTTCCTCCTGTAGTATGCTTTCTTAAGGATTAAGTTCTTAATGATTGAGGTGACACCTGATTTTGTTGAGGAAAAAGAAACTAAGTTGGCTGTTTGCAAAGACATTGTTTCACTAATGTGAGTTCTCAGTGAATTATGAGATTCCAACTAAACACAGAAATGAAACCATTACTGGATCATATATGCATGTGCTTGAGTCATGCACATGTGATTCAGTGTGAAGTTTCTGTTTGGGAGATTTCTCATCACTTAATCAGTTAACCAGGATAAAGCAGTGCTGTGCCTGATAGTCATCTTGCAAGATTTTTGAGAGATGCAGTTTTATTATGCtatcttctattttttaggCACCATCCTGTTTGCCTGGAGCTCAGGATGCTCCACTTTTGCATATTTTTATGTCTGTCTCTTGAATTATTTTCTACTTAACATGATTGTGTCCCTGTTCCTTAAAAACCTGTTTACCTGTCATAATCCCATATAGGTACTATTACCCAAACTTCATGGATTGCCTACTGACTTTGGCCTAGAAGTTTTAGGTCTGTCTGGCTTATAATGAATGACGCTGTAGAGCTGTTATCTATTTGTCATGTTCTTTGAAATCTGACAAGTACTCACTATGTCGAACATTTGGGGTCACtacattttgtttcttttttaaagTTTAATAAAAGCGGAAAAGGACATGGCCTATTTATGTCTATAATTCATTATTTATGGCGTTTATCATTGTCCATGTCCACGTTCAAATTAGGGATATGGTTTATTAATCTGTTCACTCTTACCTGTATCATTAAGTCAACATTTTTTATTTCAGCGTCATGTAGTTTATTTGGATAAACGACAAATGTGGTTCAGCTGAGGTTTGTACCTGCCTGATTTTATCACGACTGACTTACTTGATATATTCTTATCTCACGAATAGTAATTTAGTCATGATAGTTTAGCAATATTTTGATACCATGACTGCTTATGAAACTAATTTAGCAATGTTTTGATATCATTTGTGTTGTACTTGTACATGTAAATCCCCTTCTTaattcagtgaaatgagcagcTCTCCTGctgtttttttaaataatagcTCCATTGGTATTTTAGCTTACCCCACTTGTGTTTCGCTGAAGCTTAGATATGGGATACGGCAGGACAGGAACGGTTTCAGAGTCTTGGTGTGGCATTTTATCGGGGAGCTGACTGCTGTATTCTTGTATACGATGTGAATGTTACCAAGTCATTTGAAAAGCTCAACAACTGGCGTGAGGAATTTCTGATACAAGTAAGTAACTTGCTTATTAGTGATCCTAATGCGTGTTTCGTGAAAATTTGATCCATTGTTCATAATGCAGGCTAGCCCATCTGATCCAGAGAATTTCCCATTTGTTGTACTTGGGAACAAGATTGATGTTGATGGTGGTAATAGCCGGACTGTGAGTATTTCTCGTCGCCAAATTCTGTTCACTCTTGCTTCCActgaatttattttgtgcttctattaattttgttttcttttcaggtTTCTGAGAAAAAGGCTAAAGCATGGTGTGCTTCAAAAGGGAATATCCCTTATTTTGAGACGTCTGCTAAAGAAGGCTTCAATGTAGAAGCTGCTTTTGAGTGTATAGCTAGGAATGCTGTCAAGAATGAGCCAGAAGAAGATATGTAAGTTCAGATAGTGACACGTATATATACTAACTAGGAAGGAAATATACATACAGGCAGCACTGTAGTGTAGCCGGATGGATTGACGATTTGCTAACTTTTGTAGGTATCTTCCTGATACAATCGATGTTGGGGGTGCTGGAAGGCAACAACGCTCGTCAGGCTGTGAATGCTAGAAGATATGGGCGAAGCGATCCCCTTGGTTGGTTGATTGATTCTGTGGGGTCTGTTGTTGATTGCCGGTCTCTTTCCATATGTGTAGTTTGCGAAGCTTGTATTTGTGCCATTGTCTACATACGGGTGCTTATTTTATTGTTGACTCCCTTGTGTAGACGCAGAAAATTCATTTGTAACTGCGGCTTCCTTTGTCGGCGCGCCCTGACGTCGCCAGCAAACAAGCAGCgccatgcattcatgcatgcccAGTGGCCACGAACCAAAAATATAATCCACAGCATATTTTCTGTGCAGCGTCTGCTACTCGGCAACTTGGACAGTCGGTAGCTGTGTACAATATTGGCTTTCACAAGAGTCTTGGTGTAGAGTATTTGCTGCATGCGCCATACTTATCACAAACGGGAAGGACAAGGTAACGAACGCTCTAGTTGGCCGTCTTTGTGTCGGACGATACCTGAGCTCAGTGCAGTGCAAACATGGACGTCTCAACGCCGTTTGTTGCGCTGTTGTTCAttggcctcctctctctcttcctcctcgtcgccaGGAAGCCTTCTCCGTCCTGTGGCGATGGACGGCGTTTGCCTCCGTCGCCGCCGGGCCTTCCCCTCCTGGGCCATCTTCCACTTCTTGGGTCCCTGCCGCACCGGAAGCTCCGGTCCCTGGCGGAGGCGCACGGCCCGGTCATGCTCCTGCGCCTCGGCCGCGTGCCCACCGTGGTGGCCTCCTCGGCGGCCGCGGCGCAGGAGGCCATGAAGACCCGCGACCTGGCCTTCGCGAGCCGCCCAAGGGTGCGCATGGCTGAGCGCCTCCTCTACGGCAGCGACATGGCCTTCGCCCCCTACGGCGAGCACTGGCGCCAGGCGCGACGCGTCTGCGtgctccacctcctcagccagcGCCGCGTCCTCTCCTTCCGCCGCGCTCGGGAGCGGGAGGCCGCCGCCCTGCTCGACCGcgtccgccgcgccgccgtgcGCGACGCCGTGAACCTGAGCGACCTCCTCATCTCCTACACCAACGGCGTCTTCTTGCGCGCCGCGTTCGGCGACGACGTCGGGGGCTACGAGCTCGACGGCGGTGAGAAGCTGAGGAAGGTGTTCGCCGACTTCGAGGAGCTCCTCGGGACGGTCACGGTGGGGGAGTTCGTGCCGTGGCTGGCGTGGCTGGACACGCTGACGGGGCTAGACGCCAAGGTGACGCACACGTTCGAGGAGATGGACGCCTTGATCGAGCGGGTGATCGCGGACCACCGCCAGAGGCGCCGTGGCGGCCGGCGGAAGGAGGACGATCACCGGGACTTCGTGGACGTGCTGTTGGACGTGAACGAGATGGAGGAGGACGCTGACGGAGTTCGCTTTGACACGGCAGCCATCAAGGCCATTGTTCTGGTACGTACGTGCTAATTGATCGATTAGCATATGTATATGTTCTTAATTCCTACTCCTAGATGAGTTGAGTTCTTGAGGACTGCATGCAATTAACATCCCCGTCGGTCGTTTTGATGCATATAATGTCCAGGACGTGtttgccgccgccaccgacaCAGCCTACACTACGTTGGTATGGGCCATGGCGGAGCTCATCAACCACCCGCACGAGATGCGCAGGGTCCAAGAGGAGATCCGCGCggccgtcggcggcggcgatcaCGTCACCGAAGACCACCTCAGCGAGCTGCGCTACCTCAAGTCCGTGATCAAGGAGACGCTCCGGCTGCACACGCCGTTGCCACTCCTCCTGCCCCGGGAGACGGTGGAGGACACCGAGCTGCTCGGCTACCACGTTCCAGCGCGCACCCGCGTCGTCATCAACGCCTGGGCCATCGCACGGGACCCCGCGACGTGGGAGCGTGCCGAGGAGTTCGTGCCGGAGCGGTTCGCGGACGACGACCCGACGGATGATCAGTACGCGCTGGGGCAGGACTTCAGGTTCGTGCCGTTCGGCGCTGGGAGGAGAGGGTGCCCCGGGGTCGAGTTTGGCGTGCCGACCATTGAGCTGGCGCTGGCGAGCCTACTGTACCACTTCGACTGGGAGCTGCCGGCCGGTGGCGCGTCGACGCTGGACATGGACGAGCTGAACGGGCTATCCGTGCGGCTCAAGGCGACGCTGCATTTGGTTTCTAAGCCATGGTCTCCTCAGTAAGTGCACGTACGGTGTCTTTGGGTTGGTCTTACTCTTTGATAGTAAGATCAAAATATACAGCATCAGCATGCATGGTTTTGGTTGTGTAATCACAGAACTCCTTGTAGATGATATAATTCTTTTTATGAAACATGATATTAATCAAGCTAAGAATATGAAGCTTCTGCTATGTGTATTTGAGCAGCTTTCTGGCTTGAAAATCATTTCCATAAAAGTAAATTGTTCTGTTATCGAGAGACTAAAGAGTCTGAGAAACTATACTCACAGATGTTAGGGGTCGCTTAGTACTGAGTAGTTGTAAAAGCAAACTTTCGACTGTTAGGGGTCGCTTAGTACtgattaattcaaatttaaGTAGCATCCTGATGTACATGTTGTTCTTTTTTTAGATTCCTTGTGAAATTCTTAAGAAATTGGATTACTATAGATCACGTTTCTTTTGGTAAAGCACTGAGCACAGGAAAAAGTACCGTCTGGTGAAGTGGGGAATTTTATGTAGATCTAAAGACCAGTGTGGCTTAGGGATAAAGAATATTGATGTCCAGAACAAATGATTGCTTAGTAAATAGCTTTTCAAGCTAATGAATGAAGATGGGACGTGGCAACAACtgctgagaaaaaaatatttacagaaTAAAACGATAGGAGAAGTGACATGAAAATATAGTGATTCTCACTTTTGGTCGGGCCTTATGAAGGTCAAAGATCAATTCTTAAGATTGGGATCTTTTCATCTCAATAACAGTACTCAAATTAGATTCTGGGAAGATCAATTCTTAAGATTAGGATCTTTTCATCTCAATAACAGTATTTGAATTAGATTCTGGGAAGATACTTGGTTTGGAAGATCAAGTCTTCGAGATCTTTACCCACATCTATACAGAATAGCCAGAAAGAAAAATGTAACCGTTGCAGATGTGTTAAAGTCAGAACTCTTTAATATATCCTTTCGTAGGGCTCTAGTAGGGCGTATTTTAGATGActggaattttttttctcaattctGTACGATACGTGGTATATAAAGGTCAGGATCTAGCACTCTGTGTACGACTATGATTGACACTGGGAATAACACTGCACAAGATATGCctctgtgttttttttttctttttgagatgcTATGTTTGATGTTTGGTTCTCTTGCTTGATCTCACATTCTCACTTAGGAATGTTAGTACAATGTTCGATTCATTCACCAActgtagaaaaaaaaagtgcGCAAGGATTTTAATAACTTAACCGTAGTTGACGGACCGATGACCAAGCAGAGCAGCATGCTCGGACAATGTACGTTTTGTTTTGCACATCTCCTAGATTTCAAGCGTTTCGTGGGGTCCGGTGCTGTTCGGGGGCTTAGAGGAATGCGGGGCGCCACTGGCTGTGGTGGTGGAGGACGGCTGGTGGCTAGGAAGCGAAAAATGGCCACGCGAAATCGAGTTAGCACGGTGGAGCCGGTGACAGGAGCGCCACATGAGAAGGAGGAGGTTGGTGGGGCGGGGAAGTGTTGGGTTGTGTCGCGTTGAAGAAAATGAATAGTTGTTGCAgttgaaggaagaagaaaggagatcTACCGTCCATTGGAGATTGGACGAGCATGTTCGTTGActgaaaaaagaagagattttCAAGCGATTGAAAAGTAGTATGTCCATTATTTTACGCCCTATCTTCTTCCAttgaaataaagaaaagaacattCTAAACGACATGAGACTGAAAACTAAACATCTTACAATTGACGAAGCATATCCGTCTGATCTTTATCTTGCCACCctcatttcttcttcctcccgtcCACCAGACgttgttcttcctctttctctcgCTAGAAACTCACTCCCCCTCCTCCCTATCATGCTTCATTTCCGATGACGCTCTTACCGTCGGACTATTACCCCTATTGCACGAACTTGGCGTTGCCGAGGTCATCTTTGTTTTTGCCATCACCTAATCATTCCCATCCATTGTTCGTACCGCCCCAGGAATCCCTCTAAATATGGGGAACACATACCAGACCCCGACCTGAACACAAATCACGACAGAAGCTCGCCGGCGGCCGACGActataaaaaatgaaaatttcaaTCGCGATCAATAGAAGATgcgtaaaaaataaaaaaagggttGCCTATAGCCCATCCGGGCATTTTTAAGGAGGTTAGCACACGACCATTAGATCTAAGATCTATGGCTTATATTTGATCTGGAATTTGTATGTGTTGATAGTAGTAGAAAAATTCAGGTGTTTTTACAACTCTAGCACCGAATTTTATTTACACTAACTTTCTAtgaaaattacataaaaaatgaCTGTAACTTAAATATAACCTAACTGTAACTCCAATATAAATTAATTGTAATTGATCTAAAATTAAAAGTTGCACGTTTTGTTAGTTGTAAAGAATTAAGGTGTTTTTTATAACAACAACACCCAAATTTTGAAATGGCCCAACAGCTTGCACAGATCTTAGCACAAAATTATTCGGTGAAGATGGGCAAGAAAATGCTCAGGTATGATAATGATATAGCAATCCCGAAAAAAAATGTGCGCTATCTTGTCCTAAACCGTTAACATCGAAGAAACGTGGGTTGGCGTGCAGGGTGCATAACCATAAATCCCATGTCCATATCTTCCCAAGATCAGAGAGTTGGAACTTGCATTTTATTTCAACCTTATTTGTTTTGATGAAAGCGCCACTGACCCGTTGCCTGAACATGACCATTTGTAAAGTCGTGGGAGTGCAGTGCGGTGCAACACCACTGCACGGCTGTTGGCGTCGCTGGAATTTTTAGCAGATCCcacaaattttcatcctcaaaaatactattacagcatcccctatcactattaaaacatcccttattttttttatctccagcagctatcctattttttaccttctactcttctttttctctctccgaaCCCCATATTAGCCTCTGTAAACAGGATAACTACAGTGATGCCTCTTTTTCTCCCTAACCCATATCAGCCTCTGTGTACAGTATTGTTACAGTAACAGTAACTGACATTGTTTTCTTCCTCCGGGTCACTGGCAGTCTCTGTAAACAGTTTCTACCTTCTGCTCTCCGTACCCCAGGTC includes:
- the LOC133926176 gene encoding ras-related protein Rab7-like → MASRRRMLLKVIILGDSGVGKTSLMNQYVNKKFSNQYKATIGADFLTKEVQIDDRLFTLQIWDTAGQERFQSLGVAFYRGADCCILVYDVNVTKSFEKLNNWREEFLIQASPSDPENFPFVVLGNKIDVDGGNSRTVSEKKAKAWCASKGNIPYFETSAKEGFNVEAAFECIARNAVKNEPEEDMYLPDTIDVGGAGRQQRSSGCEC
- the LOC133926092 gene encoding cytochrome P450 71A1-like: MDVSTPFVALLFIGLLSLFLLVARKPSPSCGDGRRLPPSPPGLPLLGHLPLLGSLPHRKLRSLAEAHGPVMLLRLGRVPTVVASSAAAAQEAMKTRDLAFASRPRVRMAERLLYGSDMAFAPYGEHWRQARRVCVLHLLSQRRVLSFRRAREREAAALLDRVRRAAVRDAVNLSDLLISYTNGVFLRAAFGDDVGGYELDGGEKLRKVFADFEELLGTVTVGEFVPWLAWLDTLTGLDAKVTHTFEEMDALIERVIADHRQRRRGGRRKEDDHRDFVDVLLDVNEMEEDADGVRFDTAAIKAIVLDVFAAATDTAYTTLVWAMAELINHPHEMRRVQEEIRAAVGGGDHVTEDHLSELRYLKSVIKETLRLHTPLPLLLPRETVEDTELLGYHVPARTRVVINAWAIARDPATWERAEEFVPERFADDDPTDDQYALGQDFRFVPFGAGRRGCPGVEFGVPTIELALASLLYHFDWELPAGGASTLDMDELNGLSVRLKATLHLVSKPWSPQ